The Colletotrichum higginsianum IMI 349063 chromosome 2, whole genome shotgun sequence genome has a segment encoding these proteins:
- a CDS encoding Chloride channel protein — translation MWQSFVCAMTAAVVLQAFDPFRTGQLVMYQVKFSTSWHGFELIPFVLLGILGGIYGGLFIKANMAVARWKKNTSWLPGPITQVAAIALLTALINYPNHYMKFQTSELVSNLFVECSKYVDDQIGLCKTGAASTPTIVLLIFGAILGFFLATVTFGLQLPAGIILPSMAIGALTGRAVGIIMEIWVTNHPAFFPFASCEPDVPCVTPGTYAIIGAAATLAGVTRMTVSIVVIMFELTGALTYVLPIMIAVMISKWVGDAFSRKGIYEAWIHFNEYPFLDNSEEVVIPDIPASQIMTRIEDLVVITATGHTIGSLKNILDTHPYRGFPVISDPREALLLGYISRAELTYNLQMCSQPPRSLPPETEAFFSHQPLADPRTTLDLRPWMDQTPITMTSRSTLHLTVSYFQKLGLRYVLFSHRGALQGLLTKKDVWYVLNGAEETRRTSGLPRDMGVETGLTREDGAGEQRGLLRDDGQEDGISPADERETML, via the exons GGTCCTCCAGGCATTCGACCCTTTCCGAACGGGTCAGCTCGTCATGTATCAGGTCAAGTTCAGCACGAGCTGGCACGGCTTCGAGCTAATCCCCTTCGTTCTACTCGGCATCCTGGGT GGAATTTACGGCGGTCTCTTCATCAAGGCCAATATGGCGGTGGCTCGATGGAAGAAGAACACGTCGTGGCTGCCAGGACCCATCACCCAGGTCGCCGCGATCGCCCTTCTGACGGCGCTCATCAACTACCCAAACCATTACATGAAGTTTCAAACTTCGGAGCTTGTATCGAATTTGTTCGTCGAGTGCTCCAAGTACGTTGACGACCAGATCGGCCTCTGTAAGACGGGGGCTGCATCAACACCGACCATTGTGCTCCTGATTTTCGGCGCTATTCTTGGGTTTTTTCTGGCTACCGTCACCTTTGGCCTCCAACTGCCTGCTGGTATCATACTGCCCTCGATGGCCATCGGTGCCCTCACAGGCCGGGCGGTAGGCATTATCATGGAGATTTGGGTGACGAACCACcccgccttcttcccctttgCCTCATGCGAACCAGACGTCCCGTGTGTGACCCCCGGGACGTATGCCATCATTGGTGCAGCAGCCACTCTCGCCGGAGTCACTCGCATGACCGTTTCCATCGTGGTCATCATGTTTGAGCTAACAGGAGCTTTGACGTATGTTCTCCCTATCATGATTGCTGTCATGATTTCGAAATGGGTAGGGGATGCGTTCTCTCGGAAGGGCATTTACGAAGCCTGGATTCACTTTAACGAGTACCCGTTCCTAGACAACAGCGAGGAGGTGGTCATACCAGACATTCCCGCTTCCCAGATCATGACTCGCATCGAGGATCTGGTCGTGATTACAGCGACGGGTCACACCATTGGCAGTCTCAAGAATATTCTCGACACACACCCTTACCGGGGCTTTCCAGTCATCTCAGACCCCCGCGAAGCTCTGCTGCTGGGGTACATCTCACGAGCGGAGCTTACCTACAACTTGCAAATGTGCTCTCAGCCGCCACGGTCCCTTCCGCCGGAGACTGAAGCTTTCTTCTCCCATCAACCTCTCGCGGACCCCCGCACTACGCTCGATCTCCGGCCGTGGATGGACCAGACGCCCATCACTATGACGTCCCGTTCGACCCTGCACTTGACTGTAAGCTACTTCCAGAAGCTTGGCCTGCGCTACGTCCTCTTCAGCCACCGCGGTGCCCTGCAGGGTCTCTTGACGAAGAAAGACGTTTGGTACGTTCTCAATGGCGCGGAGGAGACGCGTCGGACCAGCGGGTTGCCGAGAGACATGGGTGTCGAGACCGGCCTCACGAgagaggacggcgccggcgagcagAGGGGTCTGCTGAGAGATGACGGGCAAGAGGATGGTATCAGTCCGGCAGACGAACGGGAAACGATGTTGTAA
- a CDS encoding Macrophage migration inhibitory factor, whose translation MADPVSPPSSPPRDSNTTPSTTNNEKTTTHTPVTPENKRLSQIGGLSFAERKMSRRPSTAPTPIVEGDGGLTRDVHHSLPGDARNNRKSRTQADMAKRRSSYYEEAFQGDREANVVKDRIYGEAIVMAELRTNVIINDEFSFITDFSYQLSIRYQRPVHSIVVNLQHGACMLFGGTFEPAYTLSVHALPVEVGVTKNKRNTALIQKHLQESLGVAPVRGFVKFVEVPAENMAVNGKTTASHISEMTGEEDETIAERRARNRKSISAKSISALRHGSIVGPRKGSVFDFRRESVAAPRKESVMAPPQELTPPHSATDAPPIPPIPEAHVVNNTGPASAEKEAPIKEVEKAPTNNQLAPPKKAKRKSSFVSSLFSRSPKSAPMSTVAS comes from the exons ATGGCTGATCCCGTCTctccgccttcttctcccccgcGGGATTCCAACACCACCCCCAgcaccaccaacaacgagaagACCACGACCCATACGCCAGTCACTCCCGAAAACAAACGTCTCTCGCAAATCGGTGGACTCTCCTTTGCCGAACGGAAGATGAGCCGTCGTCCCTCCACCGCCCCCACCCCCATCGTTGAGGGAGATGGTGGCTTGACAAGAGACGTGCATCACTCTCTTCCTGGTGACGCCCGCAACAACAGAAAATCCAGGACGCAGGCGGATATGGCGAAGCGCAGGAGCTCCTACTATGAGGAGGCGTTCCAGGGAGACAGGGAGGCCAACGTGGTCAAGGACCGTATCTACGGTGAGGCTATCGTAATGGCTGAGCTGCGCACCAACGTAATT ATCAACGATGAGTTCAGCTTCATCACGGACTTTTCCTACCAGCTGTCGATCAGATATCAGCGACCGGTGCATTCGATCGTGGTCAACCTCCAGCACGGAGCCTGCATGCTTTTTGGCGGTACTTTTGAGCCGGCCTACACACTGTCGGTTCACGCGCTTCCCGTCGAGGTGGGCGTGACCAAGAACAAGAGGAACACGGCCTTGATCCAGAAGCACCTCCAAGAAAgtctcggcgtcgccccCGTCCGCGGATTCGTCAAGTTCGTCGAGGTGCCCGCTGAGAACATGGCAGTCAACGGCAAGACCACTGCTTCCCACATTTCAGAGATGActggcgaagaagatgagaCTATTGCTGAACGCCGTGCTCGTAACCGCAAGAGTATCAGTGCCAAG TCCATCTCGGCTCTTCGTCACGGATCCATTGTCGGACCCCGAAAGGGGTCGGTCTTTGATTTCCGGAGAGAGTCCGTCGCAGCTCCACGAAAGGAATCAGTCATGGCCCCTCCCCAGGAGCTTACTCCTCCCCACAGCGCGACGGATGCGCCTCCTATTCCTCCTATCCCCGAAGCTCACGTCGTCAACAACACTGGCCCCGCCTCCGCCGAGAAGGAAGCACCCATCAAGGAAGTTGAGAAGGCTCCCACCAACAACCAGCTGGCCCCTCCCAAGAAGGCAAAACGCAAGAGCAGCTTTGTCTCGTCGCTGTTTTCGCGCTCTCCCAAGAGCGCACCTATGTCTACTGTGGCATCGTAG
- a CDS encoding Pectinesterase, protein MTPVTITPAPGGRTDGRLAQATLPRPLDHFHLFPRLPVELRLRIWDLNLPQPRVIPIRCGAKSLSFASHSQSPPLSTSGCTSYTAVPVNLHVCHESRREALVSYRPSFGMTRNPGQIFFNKAHDVLYFGARDGYMASEAQFLTVMALCDPSDLADVRHLAINDSLFWVDSTYQSMSAANLAVEVLKQVRLRMPRLERLVFVPRDENPVYDDQVDLVPANPHGMLEQRMARQMEAAMRAVCGLFPDWIPPRWCIMALGTAQPETQEQTTHAPFPSGSISDCFIPCSLQGDATTAASSCVLRRGCSPRA, encoded by the exons ATGACGCCCGTCACGATAACGCCCGCGCCGGGCGGACGAACGGACGGCCGCCTCGCGCAGGCCACGCTACCTAGGCCCCTGGACCACTTC CATCTCTTCCCCAGACTGCCCGTAGAGCTACGCCTCAGGATCTGGGACCTCAACCTCCCGCAGCCGCGAGTCATCCCCATCAGATGCGGCGCCAAGTCCCTCTCCTTCGCCTCCCACTCCCAGTCCCCGCCGCTGTCGACGAGCGGGTGCACCTCGTACACCGCCGTCCCCGTCAACCTCCACGTCTGCCACGAGTCCCGCCGCGAGGCCCTGGTATCGTATCGCCCCAGCTTCGGCATGACGCGTAACCCGGGCCAGATCTTCTTCAACAAGGCCCACGACGTCCTCTATTTCGGCGCACGCGACGGCTATATGGCCTCTGAGGCCCAGTTTCTCACCGTCATGGCCCTCTGCGACCCCTcggacctcgccgacgtgcGCCATCTCGCCATCAACGACTCCCTCTTCTGGGTCGACAGCACATATCAGTCGATGAGCGCCGCGAacctggccgtcgaggtcctcaagCAGGTCCGCTTGCGCATGCCGAGGCTGGAGCGGCTCGTGTTCGTGCCTCGCGACGAGAACCCTGTCTACGACGACCAGGTCGACCTGGTCCCGGCGAACCCCCACGGCATGCTCGAGCAGCGGATGGCGAGGCAAATGGAGGCGGCCATGAGGGCCGTCTGCGGCCTCTTCCCAGACTGGATACCGCCACGCTGGTGCATTATGGCGCTCGGGACGGCGCAACCGGAGACCCAAGAACAGACGACTCATGCCCCTTTTCCGTCGGGGTCCATCTCGGACTGTTTTATTCCTTGTTCCTTGCAAGGTGATgcaacgacggcggcatcgtcttGCGTGTTGAGAAGGGGGTGCTCTCCGCGTGCGTAG
- a CDS encoding Gtr1 g domain containing protein has translation MIIGMDITHSSIDSVLSQAVDSLEFPIHNGPLRANGYQTPARLTLQRVYDQVQGVPPTDANKPIEVPPGPPGKGKPRLLLMGQRRSGKSSISSVVFHKLPPNETLFLESTARIQKDSMASFMDYQVWDFPGQIDFFENPNFDMDAIFGEIGALIWVIDAQDDYLEAVARLNATVLNLQRFYPNINIEVFIHKVDGLSDDYKLDIQRDITIRIQDELSDHGFENAPVTFHLTSIYNHSIFEAFSKVIQKLIPQLGTLEAMLTNLCRTCRFEKAYLFDVLSKIYIATDSATADMASYEICSDYIDVIIDITEVYGSWPRSDSQRKRLEAEPWNAKVEDQVACNWAESCMVLHDSQRPIMLREVDRYLALVAIMKEDSYDRMPLVNMNVEAVVQGVTEFFEITKSRK, from the exons ATGATCATCGGGATGGACATAACACATAGTTCCATTGACTCAGTGCTGTCCCAAGCGGTCGACAGTCTGGAGTTCCCAATTCACAACGGTCCTCTGCGAGCGAACGGTTATCAGACCCCGGCAAGGCTAACGCTTCAGCGTGTCTACGATCAGGTTCAAGGAGTGCCGCCAACGGATGCGAACAAGCCGATCGAGGTTCCTCCAGGGCCTCCTGGAAAGGGGAAACCTAGACTTCTCCTGATGGGTCAAAGAAG GAGTGGCAAGTCTTCAATATCGAGCGTTGTTTTCCACAAGCTACCTCCCAACGAGACCTTGTTCCTGGAGTCGACGGCTCGTATCCAGAAAGATTCCATGGC ATCTTTCATGGACTACCAAGTCTGGGATTTCCCCGGCCAGATCGACTTCTTCGAGAACCCAAACTTCGACATGGATGCCATTTTTGGCGAGATCGGCGCCCTCATCTGGGTCATCGACGCTCAGGACGACtacctcgaggccgtcgcgcGTCTCAACGCCACAGTCCTCAACCTGCAGCGCTTCTACCCAAACATCAACATCGAGGTCTTCATCCATAAGGTCGACGGCCTTTCGGACGACTACAAGCTCGACATTCAGCGCGACATCACCATCCGCATCCAGGATGAGCTCTCGGACCACGGCTTCGAGAACGCCCCAGTCACCTTCCACCTGACGTCCATCTACAACCATTCCATTTTCGAGGCCTTCTCCAAGGTCATCCAGAAGCTCATCCCCCAGCTCGGCACCCTTGAAGCCATGCTCACCAACCTGTGCCGCACGTGCCGCTTTGAGAAGGCCTACCTCTTCGACGTGCTCTCCAAGATATATATCGCCACCGActcggccacggccgacATGGCCTCATACGAGATCTGCTCCGACTACATCGACGTCATCATCGATATTACCGAAGTGTACGGCTCCTGGCCCCGATCCGACAGCCAGCGCAAGCGCCTCGAGGCTGAGCCGTGGAACGCAAAGGTCGAGGACCAGGTCGCCTGTAACTGGGCCGAGAGCTGCATGGTCCTGCACGACTCACAGCGGCCCATCATGCTGCGTGAGGTTGACCgctacctcgccctcgtgGCCATTATGAAGGAGGACTCGTATGATCGCATGCCGCTTGTCAACATGAACGTGGAGGCCGTTGTGCAGGGCGTTACCGAGTTCTTTGAGATTACAAAGTCGAGGAAGTGA